The Acidimicrobiales bacterium genome has a window encoding:
- a CDS encoding ester cyclase produces the protein MADLKAIAHRMFDEVISQGNFDVLDEIVHEDVIEHEELGDMPSGRAGVRAWFTMMRDAFPDLRAEIVAMAVDGDELWVQSVFHGTHRAEFMGIPATGKSFSMNVIDRLRFVDGKAAEHWGVADQMGMMAQLGLSEPPG, from the coding sequence ATGGCTGATCTGAAGGCGATCGCACATCGGATGTTCGACGAGGTGATATCGCAGGGGAACTTCGACGTGTTGGACGAGATCGTCCACGAGGACGTGATCGAGCACGAGGAGCTCGGTGACATGCCGTCGGGCCGCGCCGGCGTGAGGGCGTGGTTCACGATGATGCGTGACGCGTTCCCGGACCTTCGGGCCGAGATCGTGGCGATGGCCGTGGACGGCGACGAGCTGTGGGTCCAGTCGGTGTTCCACGGAACCCACCGCGCCGAGTTCATGGGCATCCCGGCGACAGGGAAGTCCTTCTCGATGAACGTCATCGACCGGTTGCGGTTCGTCGACGGGAAGGCCGCCGAGCACTGGGGCGTCGCCGATCAGATGGGGATGATGGCCCAGCTCGGGCTGAGCGAACCTCCCGGCTGA
- a CDS encoding cupin domain-containing protein: MSETTGKDWRNEGVRVVKAGELDTNTAQTPGMNRAAAIDFARAGAEKLWAGTVDIHPDAKTGAHHHGHLESVIFVKSGRARMRWGDNLEFVAEAEAGDFIFVPPYVPHQEINASADEVLECVLVRSDQEPVVVNLDIEPVEDPEPVRWVGPNHPG; encoded by the coding sequence GTGAGCGAGACCACTGGAAAGGACTGGCGGAACGAGGGAGTCCGCGTCGTCAAGGCGGGCGAGCTCGACACCAACACGGCGCAGACGCCGGGGATGAACCGGGCCGCTGCCATCGACTTCGCCCGCGCCGGCGCCGAGAAGCTGTGGGCCGGGACGGTCGACATCCACCCCGACGCCAAGACCGGCGCGCACCACCACGGCCACCTTGAGAGCGTCATCTTCGTCAAGAGCGGGCGTGCCCGGATGCGCTGGGGCGACAACCTCGAGTTCGTCGCCGAGGCCGAGGCGGGCGACTTCATCTTCGTGCCGCCGTACGTGCCGCACCAGGAGATCAACGCCTCCGCCGACGAGGTCCTCGAGTGCGTGCTCGTCCGGTCGGACCAGGAGCCCGTCGTGGTCAACCTCGACATCGAGCCGGTCGAAGACCCCGAGCCGGTGAGGTGGGTCGGCCCCAACCATCCGGGCTGA
- a CDS encoding hydantoinase B/oxoprolinase family protein, which translates to MSSSATIDPIKVSVIANALDAITKEMGETMLRTSRSPIFSEARDFVTSIFDREARLVAQTHYIPVIGGSTPYAMAAIAERAGDDVAEGDAWILNDPYRGNNHPPDVVIVRPVFHEGEHRFWVMAKGHNADVGGGGVAGYNPRARDAWEDALRIPPVRIMREDELVRDVWDMIMLNTRVNFLVEGDLNCQLGAARLGARRMSEFLTRFDPAVVDAAINQIFDASERQVAEKIVAIPDGVYSGEARIDHDGIDLDVQPTVRLTIRVDGDRIEYDFTDSDDQTKGYLNSSLPNTISSSHLSFFALFGADIRYNDGATRPITVTTRKGSIANPIEPAPTTNCTVSTCEAMTEAAWLALSDAIPEWVDAPWARWCAPATMGINPRTGRPFSDIHFMSKGGGGATQGFDGWDHIGPVICLGGIRSPDPELHELVTPYEVLEYELLPDSAGAGRWRGGLGVRYRWRVLADGIPCANFGSGNRPETAPVGVCGGLRGIQYNMSIRRADGTDEPMDANQFYELNIGDEVLIESSGGGGYGPPEERDPASLEADVRDGVVSEEAARRDYGFDPGAGNGHAGSGAVPVETVGVS; encoded by the coding sequence GTGAGCTCAAGCGCCACGATCGATCCGATCAAAGTCAGCGTCATCGCGAACGCACTCGACGCCATCACCAAGGAGATGGGCGAGACGATGCTGCGGACCTCGCGGTCGCCCATCTTCTCCGAGGCGCGTGACTTCGTCACGTCGATCTTCGACCGCGAGGCCCGCCTCGTCGCCCAGACCCACTACATCCCCGTGATCGGTGGGTCGACGCCCTACGCCATGGCGGCGATCGCCGAGCGGGCGGGCGACGACGTCGCCGAGGGCGATGCGTGGATCCTCAACGACCCTTACAGGGGCAACAACCACCCGCCGGACGTCGTGATCGTCCGACCGGTCTTCCACGAGGGCGAGCATCGCTTCTGGGTCATGGCCAAGGGGCACAACGCCGACGTCGGCGGTGGCGGCGTGGCCGGCTACAACCCCCGAGCCCGCGACGCCTGGGAGGACGCCCTGCGCATCCCACCCGTGCGGATCATGCGTGAGGACGAGCTCGTCCGGGACGTCTGGGACATGATCATGCTCAACACCCGCGTGAACTTCCTCGTCGAGGGTGATCTCAACTGTCAGCTCGGCGCAGCCCGACTCGGTGCACGACGGATGTCGGAGTTCCTGACACGGTTCGACCCCGCCGTCGTCGACGCCGCCATCAACCAGATCTTCGACGCCAGCGAACGCCAGGTGGCCGAGAAGATCGTCGCGATCCCCGACGGCGTGTACAGCGGCGAAGCCCGGATCGACCACGACGGGATCGACCTCGACGTCCAACCCACCGTGCGGCTGACGATCCGGGTGGACGGCGACCGCATCGAGTACGACTTCACCGACAGCGACGACCAGACCAAGGGTTACCTCAACTCGAGCCTGCCCAACACGATCTCGTCGTCGCACCTGTCGTTCTTCGCCCTGTTCGGAGCGGACATCCGCTACAACGACGGCGCCACGCGACCCATCACGGTGACCACCCGCAAGGGCAGCATCGCCAACCCGATCGAGCCCGCGCCCACCACCAACTGCACGGTGTCGACGTGCGAGGCCATGACCGAGGCCGCCTGGCTGGCGCTGTCCGACGCCATCCCCGAGTGGGTCGACGCCCCCTGGGCTCGCTGGTGCGCCCCCGCCACGATGGGAATCAACCCTCGTACGGGCCGCCCGTTCTCCGACATTCACTTCATGTCGAAGGGCGGCGGCGGCGCCACCCAGGGATTCGACGGCTGGGACCACATCGGCCCGGTTATCTGCCTCGGTGGGATCCGCTCGCCGGATCCTGAGCTCCACGAGCTCGTAACGCCCTACGAGGTCCTCGAGTACGAGCTGCTGCCCGACAGCGCGGGCGCCGGACGCTGGCGAGGCGGGTTGGGGGTCCGCTACCGGTGGCGTGTCCTCGCCGACGGGATCCCGTGTGCCAACTTCGGCAGTGGGAATCGGCCCGAGACCGCACCGGTGGGAGTGTGCGGAGGTCTCCGCGGGATCCAGTACAACATGTCGATCCGACGGGCCGACGGCACCGACGAGCCGATGGACGCCAACCAGTTCTACGAGCTCAACATCGGCGACGAGGTGCTGATCGAGTCGAGCGGTGGCGGCGGCTACGGACCACCCGAGGAGCGTGACCCCGCATCCCTCGAGGCCGACGTCCGTGACGGCGTCGTCTCCGAGGAGGCCGCACGCCGGGACTACGGTTTCGACCCCGGCGCCGGCAACGGGCACGCCGGGAGCGGGGCCGTCCCCGTGGAGACGGTGGGTGTGTCGTGA